From the genome of Nicotiana tabacum cultivar K326 chromosome 2, ASM71507v2, whole genome shotgun sequence:
CTAGATCCCTATCCTTTTCGGTCTCGACCTTAGCTGATCTCGATCTCGATCGATCCCTGAATCACGAGCAAGGCAATATTTATTcatgtaacgatccaatataactTGGGATTGAACCTCGGTCTGCCACCCCGGTCTCGATTAACCATACAAAATCGGGCAAGcacgattttgaccgtatacattaCTATTTTCTAGATAACTTGATACTTGATAGTATGAATTAAATTATTTTACACTACTAGTTAATACAATTAAACTCATTAAGAATTAGTGTAATTGTGCCTTTTCGTGGTATACTAGCGTTGGTCTCCTCTCACATGGAGAGATAAGTATTTGTTAGAATCGGAaacccgggtagtgcggaatataaccaaacaacggtataatggcaataacaaagacaatggaagttgataacaacgacaattaaagtagataaagaagacacaaatttaacgtggttctgtcaaagtgacctacgtccacaagcggagaggagcaatttactataataataagagtacaaaagagagtataaaattagagtaaacactctaattaatcccaaataccctaagagaataacctcacaagatcactccaaagaaagggttcacacaagtgcttcccaatactaactctcatacaaaatactcttaataaaggaggaaaggaagaaacaagaattgaagacaagtcttgttggtgtgtctaaaatgaactaattgcCTTCCCTTTTATAGTCAAAAAAGTCATGATTTGGTAGCTAGCTgacaaaaaatccgtaataatataACAATTACACCATTAAAAAAAGATATAAAACTTGCATCACGTATTAATCGCGTGATATCTCCTTCTCTCCTCTCaccttgaagctaaaacttcatgctaatatagcatgaagttgtttcacattgaagctaaaacttcatgctaatgcatgctgaagttatttatcctacagtctacagttttgtcatgagttttatccgaaacttcagtctaaacttgatgaagttatttagttcatttgctaaaacttcagactaaacatgcttaagttatttagttcatttgctaaaatttcagactaaacatgcttaaatttttgtcctgcagtatgtaattttctaatgagtttttgctaatgcatgctgaagttatttagtacatttgctaaaatttcataccaaaacatgctgaaattttgtCATGCAATCTatagttttgtcatgagttttatccgaaacttcagtctaaacaagctgaagttttttaattcatttgctaaaacttaagactaaacatgcttaaatttttgtcttgcagtatgtaattttttaattagtttttttttaatgcatgctgaaattatttagttcatttgctaaaatttcataccaaaacatgctgaagttttgccctgcaatctacagttttgtcaatagtcttttattaaagaagggcaaaatcgtctttttaaaacgcttttaacaaaaaaataaatacgaatgcaaacagaaaaacaaaatgaaTATAAGTTAAAAAGGGGCGATTAAACaaggcgccccgtgcaatttttacttgAATCTATTGGACCCCTTAATTGTATTCTCGTTAAAACTAACTTTAGTTTAAATGAACCTCTAGTATATTCCTTTTGTTAGGTAAACAAATACAACTAGTGTAAGccatttttccattttcttttttctttctgtttctttattttttattttttatttttttaaatactttGCCTTTCGAATCTAATAGATGGAGTATGAACCAAGAAGGAGAACTGACGGTAAAGGAAAATAAATTCGCATACAtcaaacatattttatttggttctaagaagaaaagaaaaagacctTTGAATTTGCAAGGGTTTAAACGCACTAGCAGCGGTTCTTTTTGAAAATCTTTTAACTCACTCGTTAAGGCGATTCATTAGCCAAGATTCACGCAGGAGAAAGAGACCAGCCCCTTTGTTCCCTTGATTGACTTCAATCGACAAATGTTTTGGCAAACTTAAAGATATATGTACCGATATAGTTCCTATTGTTCaatattaaagaaataataacaagatagatttcaaaaaattataaattataatttggattgatataaactaaaatttcttatttttttcgaCATTTAGCAACAACGAAACATGCTTATTACTTAATAGAAATTATTACACCCTTATGTAAATGGGAGGTCAAAGCTTATGAGACCTAATACACATATGGTAGAGATTAAATTTGTAGTTTAATGGTTGCAATTGCATCCTACATCACTTTAGTATAAGAGTCTAATTTCGGCTAAGGTCCTTTCTTTCAGTTCCTTTACTCTGCTCTGCTTATTAAAATTATAGTTTACTATTTGCAACTCTACCTTATATCACTTAGCTAGATATAAGGttcaaatctcaattgttgagggtgtttctttgttctttttgccCCTTCTCCTTCTTCATGAGCCTACTCTTTAAAAAAAGTTAAAGAAAAGGAAcagaaaaaaaaatgtaaaatttgtTGGGTAATGTCTGACTAAATATGGATTAATAACATTAGAAAAAGGATAGAAATCGATTAACAATTACTCCACCATATATACTAAAAACCCAATAACTTCAAGCAGCAAGCATAGTCTGTTAGTAAATTTACTATTATCCATTATCAACTTCCATTTGTTCCTCAAACAAAGACAGATAACGCCACCTAAacccaataaaaataaaaatagttacGGTTGTTTCCGGCATTAGTTTTCTACTCGCTAAATAAGAAAAGCATCTTCCCCAAAACACCCGCACACCGAGTCCTCCCCCCCTAACATTACACAGCTACGACATCATCTCCATTCTTCTTCCTCTTTCCCCAACAATCCTACCGCTTCTTTAACACACTCTGTAGACCCATAATCATCAGATCTGAAGTTCCCAAAGTTTAAGCCCCACATTTCAATACTGTCTGATCTCTTCCCCCATTTCCCCAAATACCCACCAGATGTTTGTGTAATTGActctaagaaaaaaaaaacggtTATTTGTGGGGCATTTTCATATCCCAGATGGGAATGCCTGCAAAACGATGAGCAAAACCAGAGACGAAGAAGAAAACGAGGAGGGCCAGAGCTTTCACGACTCACTTGACCGTTTACTCTCTTCTACTAACACGTCTTGTTCTTCCTCTCCTTCTTCTGACAACGAACAAGACGATATTAAAGATCTTAGTTTTAACTTGGGTTCCCCACTAAATTATGGTGTTCCGGACCCACTCCCTGTTCCTCGGTTTCCCATGGGTGTCTCCAACAATTATGATGTTTGGATCTCTGAACCCTCCTCCGTTGAAGAACGCCGTATTCGCCTCCTCAGTCAGATGGGTCTCAGCCGTGACCCTTCTCTCCTCCGCCACAGACCTTCACTCTCCCAGTCTTCAGCTGCCGACTATGGTGCCGCCGGCGACATACCGGAGATTTTCGGCAGATCGGTTTCAGCTAATCATTTAGTTGCTGCCGGCGGTGATGAGGGTATTTCTACTACtagtattaataataataattccaaaACTAGTAGTATTATTATTAAGAGTACCAATGCTTGTGGGTTCGTTCGATCAAAATCGGACAGTGATCGCAATTCCTCTAATTGTTCCACTTCTTCTTGTTGTCATTCAGTTAATAAAGCTACTGAAATTATTTCCATGAATTCTACTGCCTTGTCATCATCAGTACAAGTAAATATGGTCAATGGGGTTGACGGTATAGCTGTACATAATAATAACAGAAACCGTAGTAGAAGTCTGTGTGAGGATCTATTGTGTAATGGTGGAAATGGATCTCCGAAGAAGAAGCCACCCACAGGAAAAATGAGAACTGATAATGGGAACTTTATTTTGTTGGAAAATAGTGAGGTGGAGGGAGGGTTGGTGGAATTGAAAAATGGAGATATTGGAATTGAAGAGCAGAATGTGTGCACAATAAAGAATCTTGATAATGGGAAGGAGTTTGTGGTTAAGGAAGTTAAGGAAGATGGGACGTGGAAGAAAGTTAAGGAAGTAGGTACAGGAAGGCAGTTGACAATGGAAGAATTTGAGATGTGTGTTGGGACTTCACCAATTGTTCAAGAACTGATGAGAAGGCAGAATGTAGAGGATGGGAATAAGGATACTTTGGATTGTAATAATACGAATGAGGATGGTGAGACTGGTGGACCGAAGTCGAAGAAGAGGGGAAGTTGGTTGAAGAGTATCAGAAATGTGGCTGGTGCTATGACAGGTCATAAGGAGCGGCGGAGCAGTGATGAGAGGGATACATCGTCTGAGAAGGGTGGCAGAAGGTCTAGCTCGGCAACAGATGATAGTCAGGATGCTTCTTTTCATGGGCCTGAAAGAGTACGGGCCCGGCAGTATGGCAAGTCCTGCAAAGAACTTACTGCACTGTATAAAAGCCAAGAGATACTGGCACATAATGGTTCTATTTGGACCATCAAATTTAGTTTGGATGGGAAGTATCTCGCCAGTGCTGGTGAGGACTGTATAATACATGTCTGGCAGGTAACTGAATCAGAGAGGAAGGGTGACCTATTGCTGGATAAGCCAGAAGATGGGAATTTAAATCTCTTGCTTTTGGCGAATGGGTCTCCTGAGCCAACTACATTGTCACCAAATGATGGCCACctggagaagaaaagaagaggaagattgTCTATAAGTCGAAAATCAGGGAGCTTTGACCATGTTTTGGTACCGGAAACTGTTTTTGCGCTTTCAGAAAAGCCTATCTCTTCATTTCAGGGGCATGTGGATGATGTTCTTGACCTCTCATGGTCCAAGTCTCAGGTTAGCTGACactctttatttttattcttggGCACTTTCTGGACCCTTGACTTCCCTACATAAGAATTAAGCTTTCTTTACATTCATTGATGCTAAACAATTCACTAATGTGAATATGGCAATGCAAAGTTATCTGTACCTTGTCAAATCTCTGTGGATATTTTACTACCTATCTAATAACAACATAATTTAACAGTAAGTCAGTAGGAGTACATGGCTTGTAATAGATGAGAAGTCGAAGTTGATTGTTTCTATTCAGACACAATAAAGATGATTCTTTCGGTCTGATGTCAGATAGTCAGTGTTTGTATTTTATCAAGCAACATCTTCCACTTGCCTTCTCGTCACCTGAAAACAAGTACATTTGATTAAGTTTTGCAATTCCATTTACCGCTGGTTGAAGTTGACGGATAACTAATTCAGGGATTGAGTGGTCTGCTGAATAATAGATTTCTGTCATTGTGGACCTAGTAGTATGCAACAATCCTCACTTTACCATGGAAGATTTGCCGAAGGTATACGAGGATTGGTTCCTTAGGTGTTCTAAGATATCATGAGTTGCTTTATGTGTGAGTGCACAAAATGACGAAATGAAGAGTCATTTAATCTTTTTATAAGATATAGATGGTGGCCGGGCTTGACACTGTATGTCACTCTATTTATCTGGAGGTATCTGAGCTTTTTAATACGTATAAGTGATGCTTCTTAACCGACACATTCAGTTGGAAGGAAAACAAGTACTTCTCTTTTATCATAGTTACTTTGTCTTCACCCATGGGTAAAAGGTTGATACCAAGAGACTAACAGAGCTTGATTCTATCCCATCATTCAGTATCTTGTGTTAAGCTTTGAGCTTTCCCTAGTTGACTCCAGTTAGTACTTTTTCAATTGTTTCTTTTATGACACAAGTGAATATCTTGTAATTAGAATAAATGGCTGTGGTTTAATGAACAAAAGGGTTGATCTGGCTCCttatcagaaagaaaaaaaagaagaagggttGATCTAGCTTGTTTTATATCAAATGGTTGCATTCTGTTGTGGCTTGTGCTTTCTTTTTATTACATAAATTAGGTTGCACCTTTTAATGTAAATTGTATAGGGAAATCTGGCAGGTTTAGAACGAGACAGCATAATCACTAACTTTGGACCATTTTCTTCGTTGGTTCTGAATATTATCCAGATGGCAGTTTTATGGTTATAGATGCTGGACAATTATTTAAAGTAGCATAATTTAATGGTTCTGATAAGTGATAACTAGGAACTCTTGGAACATATGTTCCTGTTGCTTGTTAAAATTTGTGTTGTTGGAGCCACATGCCATTATGTTCCTTGGGTTAATGAGCTAATTATGGTATCTGATACATTCAATCATTTTCCTTCCACAGCATTTGCTTTCATCGTCAATGGACAAAACAGTGCGGCTTTGGCATTTGTCTAGCAAGTCTTGTTTGAAGATCTTCTCACATAGTGATTATGGTATGTGTATTCACTCGAACTCTTATTTTCACCCTTCTGCTCCCCTCGGGGCAGTATTTTCCTTTAATGAATTTGCATAGCAGTGTTTGTTAAGAATATCAGAAAGAACAAAAATTACCTAGAAATTACCTTGAATAGCTGTTACGTAGGCTGGAACTTTTTCACTAATTGACTGATTGCAGTGTGCTCTTGATTTGCTTTCTTTGACACAGTAACCTGCATCCAGTTTAACCCTGTTGATGATAGATACTTTATCAGTGGATCACTAGATGCTAAGGTTCGCATATGGAGCATTCCTGAGAGGCAAGTTGTTGATTGGAATGATCTGCATGAGATGGTAACTGCTGCTTGCTATACACCAGATGGTCAGGTGAGACTGTTAAACATAGAGCTTGCCATGGTGTTATGTTGAACCAACTGGAAGATGGCAAAAACTACTTAGAATTTGCATCCTTCCAATTTTAGTTGCTAActgttttattattgtttgaagggTGCATTTGTTGGTTCATACAAGGGGAGTTGTCGTCTTTACAACACATCAGGTTTGACTTATTGTTCCTCTTGTTTCCTCCCCCCTCTTTTCTCATCCTCCTTTAGAGGAAAATTAAGCACTCTGCATGCTGATATTTTCGACCTCTCTGTTTCCAGATAATAAATTGCAGCAaaaagctcaaatcaatctgcagaataagaagaagaaggctCACCAGAAGAAAATTACTGGTTTCCAGGTAATTCTTAATTGATTTATGTTAGGTGCACTGGTTTTTTGCCTCACTTGATCTTTAGTGCCTTCTTTTTCTCCACATATTGTTTTTCCAAAACTCAAAAGTGCTATTCCCTTCTCTTGTTAACTGGATATTATGGTGCATAATGTGTGTATAGATGCATatctttcaaataaccaatgtagATTCTTTAAATTCAAGCAGCATAATTTTTTAAAGGTTCTTTCTAGATAGATGAAGAAAGATACGTTTTTGTGCATGATGGGTCAAAAGCCAAAAGTAGTGAATTAGGGCAGGACCAAGGTAGTGCCTATAGGCTCCTTATGTCTTTATTGGCTGTACAGATTGAAAGCTGGCACTCTAAGATGTACATCCACTAGTCCCTTCTTCCCAATTAAGATGTGCTACTTTAACTTCTTAAAGGTACTTTAAGGTAAAATACAACTCGGGCCAAAATGGAGCTAAAGTTGAATCTTCGGAGACTTGAACTACCTATGCTACTCTTTGGATTGTAGGAAAATTCTGACCAACTCCAAATAGCAAGTAGGACTAACATATACAACAGATGGAATAGTTGGTTTTGTCTGGATGAGTTTGCTTTATGACCTTCACATATTCTTTAGTTGCTGATAGTTTTTAATGAACAGTTTGTGCCAGGGAGTACATCAGAAGTGCTTGTAACATCTGCAGACTCGAGAGTTCGGGTGGTTGATGGTGCTGATCTTGTTCACAAGTTCAAAGGTACATTTAAACTGCTATAATTACTATTTAAATCTGGTCTGTTGCCGATTGAAGTTTATAGATAGTCCCACTTGACCAATTGTATATGACAGTCTAAAGCCGGAAAATCGGTTCTTTTCCATCATACACAATTGTGATTGCACAACTTATGATGGTTTGTAGAAGCTGTATGTTCCTCTCATGCACCTACCTGAACTTGAGCATCTCATTCTTTTGTATGCTCTCCCTTCTTTCACTCTGTAAAATCTGGGTGACAGAGAATGGAAAACAGTTAAAACAAACTTATACATATTTGTGTGTATCTGATTGCTCTGATGATTTATAATGTGAAATCGTATATAAAAaagcagcccggtgcacaaagtGTCCCGCCTTCATGCAGGGTCCCCGGAAGGGCTGCACCCCAAGGGGGCGTGATATAAAACCAGAGGGAAAAGCATGGTGTAGAATGCAAGAAAGAACACTAAATGAGAGTGCAAGAGTTTCAATTTCTATCCTAGTCCATAGCTTTTCTGAAAAGATGGCGAGTTATTAAAGTTACAGCATTGCTTTATGTTAAAGATATTGTTTACTAAATAAATAATGGATGTTGTAGAAGGTAAAAAATTAATAATGGATGTTAGTACTTCAGTCTTCAGCTCATTGTATTAGGAAGATGTACAAGATTTAATAACTAACATATGTAGGACAGTTATGACATGTTACTGCAAGTCTAAATGCTGTTGCCTCATGCTTTTTGTCAATCATTGCTTTGAAGTGAAAGAAAGTTGTCATTTTATTGTACTTTACCTGTTTGAAATATTGAACTTGGTTGTGGTCTTGTAGATACTGTGAGTACGAATTGTGCTCAAATATGAAATTGCATAGAAAAGATTATAAATtctttagaacttatcaaaaagATATGTTAGTTTTTTGAATTGCTCGGGACAGTACTATTTAAGTATCCTGGGTTTCTTCTGATCGAATCAGTTGGTGCATTTAGTAATAAACGCAAGCAACAAATAATGAGGAAATGGTTAAGATATTTCGCATTGAGTAGGACATGACCGACTCTCTCACTTCACTTGGTGGTCCTTGTTTTCCTCGCATAACCTGCCTGCTACTGTTTTTGTTGGATAGATAATTGCCTCTACTCATGTTGAAATTTACCTATTGGATGTGAAGATGTTTGAAGTCTAATCTAAAGATCTGCTTAGATTTTCCTTAAAAAATACTTTAtcaaaaataggaaaagaaaaggaaggagtTCCTTCTAGACGGAGAACAAATCTTTGAGATTCAGTGATCTTCTTATTGTGTCCCTTCTGGTGCATTCTGTTGGTTTCATTGCGTTTGGCCCACTCTGATGTTTCGTTAAACTGCGTTAATATACATTCAGGAACCATATCCATGGTCTTTTAGATATATTGGAATTGTGAGATGTTCGTCATCCTGCACAACTTTTTACTTTTCAGTTTCATTTTTTTCTGCTATCCTAGTGATGAGTTTGCATCAACTATGACAGGTTTTCGCAATACAAACAGCCAAATCTCAGCTTCTGTGACTGCTGATGGTAGATATGTGGTCTGTGCCAGTGAGGACTCACATGTCTATATCTGGAAACATGAAGGTGATTCTCGGCCAAGCAGGGACAAAGGTGTTACTATTACACAGTCATATGAGCATTTCCATTGTCAAGATGTTTCAATGGCCATTCCTTGGCCTGGCATGTCTGATAATTGGAGATTCCCTTATTCCTCCTCTGGGGAACAGAATGGGCATGCTGATCGTCTCGATGAGGTTTCCACTGCCAACCATCCACCTACGCCAATTGAAGAGAATGGCAACGAGTTCTCACCGCTGACATCTGGCTGCAGTAACAGTCCTCTTCATGGAACTTTAAGTAGTGCCATGAACAGCTACTTTTTTGATAGATTCTCAGCGACATGGCCCGAG
Proteins encoded in this window:
- the LOC107769711 gene encoding uncharacterized protein LOC107769711; the encoded protein is MSKTRDEEENEEGQSFHDSLDRLLSSTNTSCSSSPSSDNEQDDIKDLSFNLGSPLNYGVPDPLPVPRFPMGVSNNYDVWISEPSSVEERRIRLLSQMGLSRDPSLLRHRPSLSQSSAADYGAAGDIPEIFGRSVSANHLVAAGGDEGISTTSINNNNSKTSSIIIKSTNACGFVRSKSDSDRNSSNCSTSSCCHSVNKATEIISMNSTALSSSVQVNMVNGVDGIAVHNNNRNRSRSLCEDLLCNGGNGSPKKKPPTGKMRTDNGNFILLENSEVEGGLVELKNGDIGIEEQNVCTIKNLDNGKEFVVKEVKEDGTWKKVKEVGTGRQLTMEEFEMCVGTSPIVQELMRRQNVEDGNKDTLDCNNTNEDGETGGPKSKKRGSWLKSIRNVAGAMTGHKERRSSDERDTSSEKGGRRSSSATDDSQDASFHGPERVRARQYGKSCKELTALYKSQEILAHNGSIWTIKFSLDGKYLASAGEDCIIHVWQVTESERKGDLLLDKPEDGNLNLLLLANGSPEPTTLSPNDGHLEKKRRGRLSISRKSGSFDHVLVPETVFALSEKPISSFQGHVDDVLDLSWSKSQHLLSSSMDKTVRLWHLSSKSCLKIFSHSDYVTCIQFNPVDDRYFISGSLDAKVRIWSIPERQVVDWNDLHEMVTAACYTPDGQGAFVGSYKGSCRLYNTSDNKLQQKAQINLQNKKKKAHQKKITGFQFVPGSTSEVLVTSADSRVRVVDGADLVHKFKGFRNTNSQISASVTADGRYVVCASEDSHVYIWKHEGDSRPSRDKGVTITQSYEHFHCQDVSMAIPWPGMSDNWRFPYSSSGEQNGHADRLDEVSTANHPPTPIEENGNEFSPLTSGCSNSPLHGTLSSAMNSYFFDRFSATWPEEKLLLATKNRSPRVSIDASVDFSNGSNHTKSAWGLVIVTAGRRGDIRTFQNFGQPVRI